A window of the Brachybacterium avium genome harbors these coding sequences:
- a CDS encoding SOS response-associated peptidase → MCGRFTLAFGGDRLLHGYVATGQDRAVQWEAVYSIAPRTKAPVVREFVDDDGEVQRSLELARWGLYPAWAKDKGPRPINARLETIATNGMFRGPFSSGRAIVPMTGYYEWVEADDGGKDPFFIHHPDGELLHAAGLTSARKAEDGDGWDVTFTIVTREARDASGEVHDRMPVFLTEDAVADWLVPGKLEPEQKDPLLAQLDQVSTTMAAELVTVPVDRQVNNVRTLDRTDPSLIAPLDAD, encoded by the coding sequence GTGTGCGGAAGGTTCACGTTGGCGTTCGGTGGAGATCGGCTGCTGCACGGCTATGTGGCCACAGGGCAGGACCGCGCGGTGCAGTGGGAGGCGGTCTACAGCATCGCGCCGCGTACCAAGGCGCCGGTGGTGCGCGAGTTCGTCGACGACGACGGCGAGGTGCAGCGGAGTCTCGAGCTGGCGCGCTGGGGTCTGTACCCCGCGTGGGCGAAGGACAAGGGGCCTCGCCCGATCAACGCGCGCCTGGAGACGATCGCGACCAACGGCATGTTCCGCGGACCGTTCTCGAGCGGCCGCGCCATCGTGCCCATGACCGGCTACTACGAGTGGGTCGAGGCCGACGACGGCGGCAAGGACCCGTTCTTCATCCACCACCCTGACGGGGAGTTGCTGCACGCTGCCGGCCTCACCTCCGCTCGCAAGGCCGAGGACGGCGACGGCTGGGACGTCACCTTCACCATCGTCACGCGCGAGGCGCGGGACGCCAGCGGTGAAGTCCACGACCGCATGCCCGTCTTCCTCACCGAGGATGCCGTCGCCGACTGGCTCGTCCCCGGGAAGCTCGAGCCCGAGCAGAAGGACCCCCTGCTCGCGCAGCTCGACCAGGTCTCCACCACCATGGCCGCCGAGCTGGTGACCGTGCCGGTGGACCGCCAGGTCAACAACGTCCGCACCCTCGACCGCACGGACCCCTCGCTCATCGCACCGCTCGACGCCGACTGA
- the nrdH gene encoding glutaredoxin-like protein NrdH, which produces MSITVYTKPRCVQCDATKRALNKSGIAYDLVDLTEDELALEQVKALGYAQAPVVVTSNDHWSGFRPDKLKELA; this is translated from the coding sequence ATGAGCATCACCGTCTACACCAAGCCCCGCTGCGTCCAGTGCGACGCGACCAAGCGAGCCCTCAACAAGTCCGGCATCGCCTACGACCTGGTCGACCTCACCGAGGACGAGCTCGCGCTCGAGCAGGTCAAGGCTCTCGGGTACGCGCAGGCGCCGGTGGTCGTCACCAGCAACGACCACTGGTCCGGGTTCCGGCCCGACAAGCTCAAGGAGCTCGCCTGA
- a CDS encoding single-stranded DNA-binding protein, whose protein sequence is MDRFTAFEGNLAADPELKEFEDGNASVRFRLLNNPTRTDRRTGEVIKETPVGQSCIARDPFARTIAANAKKGTRLLVWGALKAREYTDRDGNRRTAEYLDVKAVGESWRFLKSSPQATETPAPSEEAASPWPEAAQPGSGFAG, encoded by the coding sequence ATGGACCGCTTCACCGCCTTCGAGGGGAACCTCGCCGCAGATCCCGAGCTCAAGGAGTTCGAGGACGGGAACGCCTCCGTGCGCTTCCGCCTCCTCAACAACCCCACGCGCACCGACCGCCGCACCGGCGAGGTGATCAAGGAGACGCCCGTCGGCCAGTCCTGCATCGCCCGCGACCCGTTCGCACGCACCATCGCCGCCAACGCCAAGAAGGGCACCCGACTCCTCGTCTGGGGCGCCCTCAAGGCCCGCGAGTACACCGACAGGGACGGCAACCGCCGCACCGCCGAGTACCTCGACGTCAAGGCAGTCGGGGAGTCCTGGCGGTTCCTCAAGTCGTCCCCCCAGGCCACCGAGACCCCCGCTCCCTCCGAGGAGGCCGCTTCGCCGTGGCCGGAGGCCGCGCAGCCCGGCTCCGGCTTCGCCGGCTGA